In Cucurbita pepo subsp. pepo cultivar mu-cu-16 unplaced genomic scaffold, ASM280686v2 Cp4.1_scaffold000154, whole genome shotgun sequence, a genomic segment contains:
- the LOC111784091 gene encoding capsanthin/capsorubin synthase, chromoplastic-like, translating to MAISQALLSPFSLPHIPSSPIHSPFRTHFQPHCTLRKFGNFLDLKPESKPQPLKFDLPLFHPYSDRPRRFDVVVVGAGPAGLRLAEQLSAYGIKVCCVDPSPLSPWPNNYGVWVDEFQALGFQDCFHKTWPMASVHLNDENVKFLDRPYAQVSRKKLKMKLMEECATKGVKFHKAKVWEIKHQEFESSVACDDGTEIKANLVIDASGFASRFTEYSNSKPRNCGFQIAHGILAEVEQHPFDLNKMVLMDWRDTHLGNEPYLRQDNKKSPTFLYAMPFDSNLIFLEETSLVGRPALPYAVVKRRMAARLRHLGIKVKRILEEEKCVIPMGGSLPKMPQAVVAAGGVAGMVHPASGYSVVLGMAAAPGVARRAAEGLGSGGRMIRGRALQGRVWEGVWPAERRRAREFYCFGMETLVRLDLEGLRRFFDAFFDLEGFYWEGFLSSRLSIRELGMLGLSLFGHASPMSKLDILTKCPLPLAKMMANLALQAL from the exons ATGGCGATTTCCCAAGCCCTTCTTTCACCATTCTCCCTTCCCCACATACCCTCTTCCCCAATTCACTCGCCATTCAGAACCCACTTCCAACCCCACTGCACCCTCCGCAAATTCGGCAACTTTCTTGACCTTAAACCCGAGTCCAAACCCCAGCCCCTCAAGTTCGATCTTCCCCTGTTTCATCCCTACTCCGATCGCCCCCGCCGCTTTGATGTGGTGGTCGTTGGCGCCGGCCCCGCCGGCCTCCGCCTCGCTGAGCAGCTCTCCGCCTACGGAATCAAGGTCTGCTGCGTTGACCCGTCCCCGCTTTCTCCTTGGCCCAATAACTACGGCGTTTGGGTGGATGAGTTTCAGGCTTTGGGTTTCCAGGATTGCTTCCACAAGACTTGGCCCATGGCTTCCGTGCATTTAAATGACGAGAATGTCAAGTTTCTGGACCGCCCCTACGCTCAG GTCAGCAGGAAGAAACTTAAGATGAAATTAATGGAGGAATGCGCAACAAAAGGAGTAAAGTTCCATAAGGCCAAAGTGTGGGAAATTAAGCATCAAGAATTCGAATCATCAGTGGCTTGCGACGATGGAACTGAAATCAAAGCAAATTTGGTGATCGACGCAAGTGGGTTCGCAAGCAGATTCACAGAGTATTCAAATTCGAAGCCAAGAAACTGCGGCTTTCAAATCGCCCATGGGATTCTAGCGGAAGTCGAACAGCACCCATTCGATCTAAACAAGATGGTTCTAATGGATTGGAGAGACACCCATTTAGGGAACGAGCCATACCTGAGACAAGACAACAAAAAATCCCCAACATTCCTCTACGCAATGCCATTCGATTCCAATCTAATCTTCCTGGAAGAGACCTCCCTCGTCGGCCGCCCAGCGCTGCCGTACGCGGTGGTGAAGAGGAGGATGGCAGCCAGACTGCGGCACTTAGGGATAAAGGTGAAGAGAATCTTAGAAGAGGAGAAGTGCGTGATTCCGATGGGGGGTTCTCTACCGAAGATGCCTCAGGCGGTGGTGGCGGCAGGTGGGGTTGCAGGGATGGTGCATCCGGCAAGTGGGTACTCGGTGGTTTTGGGAATGGCAGCGGCGCCAGGGGTTGCGAGAAGGGCAGCGGAGGGGCTAGGCAGCGGCGGGAGGATGATCAGAGGGAGGGCGCTGCAGGGGAGGGTTTGGGAGGGGGTGTGGCCGGCGGAGAGGAGACGTGCGAGGGAGTTTTATTGCTTTGGGATGGAGACGTTGGTGCGGCTTGATTTGGAAGGGTTGAGGAGGTTTTTTGATGCGTTTTTTGATTTGGAAGGGTTTTATTGGGAGGGCTTTTTGTCTTCAAGGTTGTCTATTAGGGAGTTGGGTATGTTGGGATTGTCACTCTTTGGACATGCCTCTCCTATGTCTAAGCTTGATATTCTTACTAAATGCCCTCTTCCTCTTGCTAAAATGATGGCTAATCTTGCCCTCCAAGCTTTGTGA
- the LOC111784115 gene encoding tRNA (guanine(9)-N1)-methyltransferase, translated as MEAIEEDQSAKMDPPCSPSGCNPPEPPLSKNARKKLLKQQRYEAKKAEKKAQEKELKKKDIERKRKEWEETLASVTEEERAKLIESRKSLRKERMGKRSEEKEKKIERLNRAKDCGQKIVIDLEFSDLMTPSEIHSLVQQIMYCYAVNGRCPSPGHLWLTGCNGEMETQLQRLPGFDKWIIEKEHRSYIDALQDQKENLVYLTADSETVLDDLDLKKIYIIGGLVDRNRWKGITMKKAQEQGIQTAKLPIGSYLKMSSSQVLTVNQVLEILLKYIETRDWKASFFQVVPQRKRCEAECNSDHAVDGEENGDRDDEQETKKTKCDEVSSSNHTTL; from the exons ATGGAGGCCATAGAAGAGGACCAGAGCGCCAAAATGGATCCTCCTTGTTCCCCTTCCGGCTGCAATCCTCCAGAGCCCCCCCTCTCGAAGAATGCAAGGAAGAAGCTACTGAAACAACAGCGTTACGAAGCGAAGAAAGCGGAGAAGAAAGCTCAGGAAAAAGagctgaagaagaaagatattGAGCGCAAACGGAAGGAATGGGAGGAGACACTGGCGAGTGTTACGGAGGAGGAGAGAGCCAAGCTGATCGAGTCTAGGAAAAGCCTGAGGAAGGAGAGGATGGGGAAGAGGTcggaggagaaggagaagaagattgAGAGGCTCAACAGGGCTAAAGATTGTGGTCAGAAGATTGTCATCGACCTTGAATTTTCTGACCTCATGACCCCCTCGGAGATTCACAGTCTTGTTCAGCAG ATAATGTATTGTTATGCAGTGAATGGAAGATGTCCTTCTCCTGGTCATCTCTGGTTGACTGGGTGTAATGGAGAAATGGAAACCCAACTGCAAAGGCTTCCAGGATTTGACAAATGGATCATTGAGAAGGAACATAGATCATACATAGATGCTTTGCAAGACCAGAAGGAAAATTTGGTCTATCTCACAGCTGATTCAGAAACTGTGCTTGATGACCTTGatctaaagaaaatatatatcattggTGGGTTAGTTGATCGCAACAGATGGAAAGGGATTACCATGAAGAAAGCACAAGAACAGGGAATTCAAACAGCAAAACTTCCAATAGGAAGTTACTTGAAGATGTCTAGCTCTCAG GTCCTTACTGTGAATCAAGTCCTAGAGATTCTACTCAAGTACATAGAAACGAGAGATTGGAAGGCTTCTTTCTTCCAAGTCGTTcctcaaagaaaaagatgtgaaGCTGAATGTAACAGTGACCATGCAGTAGATggggaagaaaatggagatAGAGATGATGAGCAAGAGACTAAGAAGACCAAGTGCGATGAAGTATCTTCCAGTAACCATACTACTTTGTAA